The window ACTTTCTAAGGCTCTTGGGCTTCTAAGCTCTCCTTCCTAAGGTTCTTGGGCTTCATTTGCCATTTTGTAGGTCTTTATTTCTCTAAAGGTGTTCCTCGTTACTGACTGACTCAGAAAACTTTATCTCGGGTGAGTGTAACTTCCAAGCTTAAGGCGTGAGACGGTAAGGGATGTTCTGGGTCACTGAATCTCGTTCCCTGCATCTAAGCCAACATCTTTGCGGTCTTTCCAGTATTTGGACAAACCctgcttaaaaaaccccaaagaaccaCGTCCCACTTTTGTCTCCAATCCCTGCCTCCGTAGGAAATCCCTTCACGGACACTCCCAAAGGCTTAGGCCGGTGCCTCATAGTCCTCCTGCGACCGAATAGTCTTCTCCGGTTACCTTCGGCCTTGGATGTTGCCCTTGGTGGGTGCTCGCCGTGAGGTGTCTCATACTGCTCCTGCCCGGGGGCTTCCCTGCTCTTCTTACCTCCTCCCCATCACCTCGCCGGCTCTCCTCCCAGCTGATGAGTTTGCAAATGGAAAGTACCCTCCCCTggtgttacggtttgagaaaagccataacaatttattgtcgtttagacaattattctaccacctgatgacccctccccacccgggaaggggaatcggggaaagcaaggaaacgtgagggttgaaatataaataggtttaataggataagactaaataattaactaAAGGTAACTAAACGATactaaaaaatactaaataactaaataaaactaaataatactaaagaaccactgctaatcctgatactaatataaaatatataagaaTTCTACTCAGCTAATTCTAACACTAGGAAGCCGTACGCTCCCAGCAGGAGACAGCAAATGTGGGCCACTACGAGcgcaacggcttcgggaggaagggaagggctcagggctccggcaccggagcaaggagtttctctggaccgccgccatcaagggagagaggaactacgcagcaaactttctattTGATatcgaatgtgacattcatggtatgaagcAATCCTGTTGGCCCGCCTGGGTCAGGCGCTCaggcctccctcctcctcatccctgcacctggtaaggcttgaaaacaccgagagCTTGAATCCCGCATAGCCTAGCTggcgataaagtaaatattttcatgagttcagacactagagtcttccaaaagtgtaGTTTTCCCCGGCATTAggagagaaattagtcctgtgtcgctcaactcAGGACACCTGGAGGGTGTGCACCTCCTGAGATTTCTCTTCCATGTAACGGGAACGCAGCGCCGGTACCAATCCCAACCCAGAGCATTGCTTTTCCTTCAAATCTGCATATTCACTGGGGCTGCCCACAGCTTCAAGGCTTTTCTTGGGCTTAAATACCAGTTCCAGGCCCGGGGAAGCCTGTCTCTGCAGGTTCTGCTGCCAATGTCAGGTGTCAGGGAAATTTTGAAAGCGGTTGGTGATTTTGGGCCTTTTCAGAAACGGCTGGTGCTGCTCACCTTGTTTCCCTGCCTCGGGGTGGCTTTCCACCAGTTTTGCCAACTTTTTATGGTCCCACACCTGCCTCATCACTGCGACACCAGCTGGATCCGTGCCGTCGGCCCCAACCTGACCGAGGAAGAGCAGCTGAACCTCACCCTGCCCCGGGGCGCGGACGGGCGTACGAGCAGTGCTCCATGTACTCGCCGGTGGACTGGGACCTCGACTCCATTGTGGCGTACGGCCTGAATGCCACAGAGGAATGCAGCAGTGGCTGGGTGTACCCCTCAGACCATGACGTGACGCCGGTCACTCAGGTTTGTACCGTCCCTTTGATTCTGATTGCTTTGTGCTGTGGTAAGTGGTGCTTTGAAGGCTTTGGTGCACAAGACCTTCCCGAATTCCTGACCTTTACTGAAAGCCATGGAAAGGTGTGTCATGGACACATGTCCTGAGGAGGACATCTCAGCCCAGAGACGTGACTTGGCTCCGAGCAACCGTTGCTGCCTCCTCACCCGTTGTTGGAAAGCTCCAGCAATGGGTTCCTGCCCTTTCCCCTGGTCCATGGTCTTGGAGTTTTCCAGCCTCCTGTAAATGTGGTGCCCAGCTCAGGCTCGCCAATGCTGCCCAGAGCAGGACAGACCTCATTTCACCTGTCTTAACTTCTGGCAGTGTTTTGTACCGGTCCTTGGCTCCTGCTTCTCTGGATCCATGAGACCCATGACTGGTTTCTGACTGACCCTCCTGGGCTTCCCCATTTAAACCATGAACAGAGAAGAGCGGATGAGGCTGCTTTGTGTCCTGGACTCCTGGCATGGAGCCAGGAGACGGACAGACGAGATGGCGGGATCAGGCCTGGGAAAGGCTCCTGAGCTCCTGGACATTAGGTGATTCTACTTTTAGCAAGGTCTGGCCTGTTCTGCCTCCTGCGGATGAAGCAGAGCCCAAGGTGAACACGGACACCTCAATTTCATCCTCCATCTGAGTTTCCAAGTTGACTTGACCAGACCCAATTTGTGTTGTCTGGCACCTCTGCCCGGTTCAGTGTCTGCgtgcttttctctgtctttggtgCTCCCTGCTTCTAGTGGCTGAGCTGGGCTTATGCCGAGGGCACCATCTCTGGCTGCCCGGGAAGCTGGGGCACCTCCAAGTGTGACCCGTGTGGGTGCCCTGGCCAACCCAAACGGGGCAGCCATGGTCTGGTTTCCATCGTGCTTAGACAATGCTCTTCCCACGGATCTGTTGGCAGGACAAGGCGCATCCAAATTGCTTTAGGGCACTTCTGGAGGCTTTGCCTCGTGGACATCCCAAAGGGCCCCCAGGCATCCCTACATCAGGCTTGGGCTGAACAGAGGTGGTTTCTTGTTCTCAATAGTCATTTTAAGGCAGGAAGGCGTTTGAGATGAGACTTGCCAAACCTGCCTCAAGCGACATTGCCCTCTGTCAGAATTATGCCATCCCTGTGTGCCTTCCCTGCAAATAACCCCCCCATCTTCCAGCCTGGCCCAGAGCTGGTGGGAAGGGTGGGCATCCCATGCGTGGCTTGCTTGTGGTTGCACCAAGAAGCTGCAAAAGATGAAGGAAATGGAGTCTCCTGTCGCCTGGGACAACAGCCAACGGGCCGCCTTCCTTGTCTCCGGCTCTACCCATCCATCAGCATCCCTCCCTTTATTCCCCTGGATTTTTCCCACCTCTGCATCGTGCTGGGATGTCTTGGCCCCTCTGAACCTTGCTTGCCCGAGTAGGAACTGCTGGGGACCATCTCAGCGGTTCAGCACATGCAGCGCTTGCAGTTGCTTTGGAGAAGAGTCTTTTCCCCCGTCAATGCCACCTTGGCCCCGGCAGAGGGGGTGACCCAGGTTGCCTGAAACAGGGGTCCTTCtgctccagccagcagcaggcaccGTGTGTGCGTGGGTGGCACAGGGATGATTAATATATTACGTGGTGTACTTAGGACACCTAAAACATCAGGCATTGAGGCCACCCTGTCTTTACACGTTTGTGGTGCCTGCCTATAACTGCAGTGCTTATCTTAGGTTTAAACATTAATTCTAGCTCCCTGGAAAGTCTGTCCCAGCACTGTCCAGTTCCAGATTCTGCTGCCAATGATGTCAGGCATCGGGGAAATTTTGAAAGCGGTTGGTGATTTTGGGCCTTTTCAGAAACGGCTGGTGCTGCTCACCTTGTTTCCCTGCCTCGGGGTGGCTTTCCACCAGTTTTGCCAACTTTTTATGGTCCCACACCTGCCTCATCACTGCGACACCAGCTGGATCCGTGCCGTCGGCCCCAACCTGACCGAGGAAGAGCAGCTGAACCTCACCCTGCCCCGGGGCGCGGACGGAGCGTACGAGCAGTGCTCCATGTACTCGCCAGTGGACTGGGACCTCGACTCCATCGTGGCGTACGGCCTGAATGCCATGGAGGAATGCAGCAGCGGCTGGGTGTACCCCGCAGCACAACCGCCGTCCCTGCTGACCGAGGTCTGTAATCACCTTTTGACGTGCTAGGGATGTGGAAGGGAAGGGACACACAAATGGCTGCCCTCCCCTGCAGTTCTGTTGAAGTTGGTGCCAGCCATTGTGCAAGTGGGCTGGGCTGAGGCTTACAGCAGGTGCATTTTGGGGACCTTGGCTCCACCACCCAGTCCCCAGGGGTGGTTTTGGAGAGGTTGCGTGCAGGCAGGCTGCAATATGGATGTCCGTGGGGCCACAGGCAGAGCCAGTGGAGAGATTAATCACTCCTGGTGGGACCTTTTGGGTTCTACCTGCCccagctgaccctctgcaggcTGAGGGTAACCTTCCAACTTGTCCCCGTGCACAGCTTTGTGCTTTGGACACCCCGGccaggggaaggaggcagagctcAGCGCTTGGTTTCTGCTCTCACGCACGCTGGGGAGCCATCAGGGCGAGCGGCTGTGGGGTGTCTGTCTCGGGGTCTCAGCGTGGAGACTCCAGCTCAAGGTTGTCGCAAACAGATCGAGTTCCTCACCGCTCCTCGCTCTGTGTGGAGGTACCAGGTTTGATGAGGAGAGGAGAGCCTGCAAAGCCACAGATCTCATTGTCACCAGGGGCTTCAGCAACACCAGGAATGCTGCAGTGAGCAGAGCTAAACTTCTTTCAGTGCCCTCTGACCTCTCTGTATTTCCTACACCTGATCTTCCCTGTGTGACTCTTTGTACAGTTGCCCTCTGGATGCTGGCAGCTGCAGAACATCGCTTTAACGGAAACTGCTTGGCCCGGGAATATGCGTCACACTCATCCTTTTTCCTTTGGGAGAGAGGACAGGCAGTCTAGGAGAAGCGAGCTGCTGGGACTTCTGTCCCAAGTCTCACTTTAAGCAAAATTTCCCAAGCAGGAGGCTCTCCTGGGGGttcccgggctgggggggggagtcCTGCAGGTCCCAGTGCTCAGGAGAGGGGAACCACTGAGTGGTCCCCACAAAGTGGGCTTTTCCCACCCCTGACTTGTGTGCTATGTACACACCATGGAGACTCACGTCCTTGGAAGCGGGATCAGAAAGCATCTGGAGCCTGTTGAGAGCAAAAGCACCTGTGTTTCCTTCCTCCAGTTTGACCTGGTATGTGACAGGAAAGAGCTGAACGACATCTCCCAGTCCATCTACATGTCGGGGCTGTTCCTAGGATCTTTGATCTTTGGGCCACTAAGTGACAGGTGAGGAGACACAACCCCGCATCCAGGGTCTGTGCAAAGCTGGTGGTGCGCAGAGCGATgcgctgctcccagcctggctgggctctgcACCCTGGGCTTTATGTCACTGCTCCTCACTGGTAGGGAGCCTGATCAAAGtcctcaggtgccatgaggaCATGGCCACACAGTGGGTGGAAGGGAGAAGGGCACAGAGTGTGCGCAGGGTCCTTCACCTGTCAACTCAGGGTCTAGTCTGAGCCTTATCACCCTCAAGATAGGGCGATGCAATCACTGTGTAACCTGCTGGgctcttccccatctccctggggTCTCCTCAGATACCAACCgtgtcttccttcttcctccccaggatCGGCCGCCGGCCAGTCATTCTGATCTCCATCTTCCTCCAGGGCTTGTTTGGCGTAGGAATTGCCTTTGTGCCCCATTTCTACGTGTACATGGCCTTCAGGTGTGTCGTGGGGGCTTCAGTGTCAGGGATCACCATGACGATACTGTCCTTAGGTGAGTAGGCAGACAGATGTGGCCTCTCAAGATGCAATAGGAGAgctctgcaaagaaataaaaagtcacCACGTATGACTTGAAACATACTGCGGTGAGGACAGGTCTTGCTCTGCACTGTCCTTTGGCAGTATGGCATCTCCCCAATGCTGAGCGAGAGCCACGGGGAGCATCTGTCCCATGCCAGTGCCCAGAAGAGGGCAAGGGGACAGCCTCCCAGCTCAGGAGGTCAATGCGAGCCCCATGGCTCTGGGACATGATTGATTTgggccccagctctgccccagtgAGGGGCTCTGTGGATGCTGACAGGACAGTGCTAACGTACCTCAGCTTCATGTCCTCTTGCACAGGACCAGGACAAAGAGAGGCGATGCATCTCATGGAACACTGGTGACTTACATGTGTGACTGATGCCAGAGGTCTGACAGCTGGCCTCCTCTCCTAGCCTCCTGGAGAGCTCTTCTCCAGGGGAAACACCCTGTTGGTGTCAGGGGAAGTAATTTGCATGGGTGACTCTGAAACTTCATTCGTCTTTTCAGCCACAGAATGGGTTGGTGCCTCCTACCGGACAAAGGCAGTGCTTATTTCTCACTGCTGTTTCGCCATCGGACAGATGCTTTTGGCTGGCTTGAGTTACGGTATTCGCAACTGGAGGCTGCTGGAGATTGCAGGATCTGCTCCAATGTTTGCCCTTTTCTTCTACATCTGGTAAGCAGGAGCGGGGCAGAGCTTCTTGCAGACATGACAGCAGTGGGTGTGAGGGGTGGCagtgaggaggcagcagctctggagcaggtTGGGTCTTTCCCGTAAGAGTACGGATGCTGGAGGAACTTCTGCAGAGCTCAGCACATCTCCCTGGGGCACGGGACTCCGGAGAGCGGCAGCTGCTTTGCTTCAGGTCTTCAAATGTGGCCTCTGGGGCCTAAACATAGGCCTGGAAAACCTGACCTGGGGGGTTTCTCAGACCTATCCATCACCCGTGATGCTGGACGTGGTTGTAGGGATATGGGCTGTGAGGAAACTCAGCAGGTCACAGCAGTATCTCCTGATTTCGTCTCCTCGGCAGGGTGATACCAGAATCAGCTCGGTGGCTGGTGACAAAAGGCAGAATAGAAGAAGCTAAGAAAGTCCTTCAGAAGGCAGCGTCCATCAACAAGCGCACCATCCCACCAGGACTCCTGGAGCAGGTACCAATAATGGCACGCACAACTGCTGCTTGTCTTCAGGGACTTTCCTCTGTGCTTGGGTTTGTagcagcccccggagctgagctcaTCTGATAAACATCTTTCCATGCCTGCTGGGGATGGTTTGGGGATGGCCTGTGGGTGACTCCGGCTTCAGCTGCGTTGTACCAGAAACAAGgccaaggaagaggcagagcttcTGCTGAGGCTCAGCCTGGAGCTTTCTGGAGTCCACCTTGGGATATGGAAAGGACTCAAATGCTTCCCTGGCTTTTCTTCTCTGAGCGTTTCAGGAGCACTGAGGATGAGCCCCAAGTCTCTCTTTAGTTTCTGGTTTTCCATGCGTAAATGCCTGAAGGGTTACCTCCTTGCCTACCTCAAAGTCCCTCCATTGGGGAAATGTCTATCCCAAGGAACCTTAGTCACCAAACTAGTGCGTTGGGCACCCAGAGCAGATGCAGGAGCCCAGCTCCAGAGCACTTTGGGCTCACAAGCCCGTCCCGCTGAGGCTTTCCTTTGACTGCAGATGGAAAGGGAGCGAGCCATGGGTTTCCTTTGCCTGGTTTGACTCTTTGGCTTTCTGCATTTTCAAGTTGAAGCCTGAGACAAAGACCAAGCCTGGAAGTGTTCTGGATCTCTTTCGGAAGAAACACCTCCGCAAGGTGACTTTAATCATGTCGTGCACCTGGTAAGACATCCCCTGGTTCCCTTTTTCCAAACTTGTACATGAAGAAAAGAAGGGATTGTTGGTTAGTCATAATTGTAAGTTCACCTTGTGTTTTTTGGGTGTTATTGATGGGTGTTTCTGTTTCTGGCTATTCTAGATGGCATGTGGTTTTTGGGAAAGGTTACAGCCATCCCAGCTTTGGCTGTCCTGTGGTATTCGTCTGGTTTTATGTCCCTTTGGAAATCATGTCGCTTGGTAAAAATGTTGTCACTGGAGTTCGATATTGTATTTGCTCATGGCCAATAGGtattctcagtgccgccttgccTGGCTTTCAGGTTTGTGAACAGCCTGGTCTACTACGGGTTGAGTCTGAACGTGACAAATTTCGGTCTGGACATCTACCTGACACAGCTTGCGTTTGGAGCAGTGGAAATCCCAGCCCGTGTTGGTTGTATCTTCTTATTGCAGTGGTTCGGGAGGAAGAAAACCCAGGCTGTTCTCTTGCTGCTGAGTGGCCTGGTGTGTCTGATCATCACTGGCATCCCTGAAGGTGAACACCTCTTCTCATACTGAGAGGACAACCTCTGGGACAGGGAAGCACAGAGCCCCAACCCTTCCCTTGCTGGTGGAGGTCCTGTCCTCCCAGCCAGGCTGACTCACACGTCTCAGGGCTTGAGCTGATTCTGGTGCCACGGCCACAAGGGACTTGGTTAACTCCCCAAGGCCTATTCTGATCAGCAAACTTTTGCTTGCCAATTGCAACAGGAGAGGGTAGGACTGAGCCTGGTAGGCCCCCTGTTAGCGGAGTTGTCCTCTTTGAAAATTAATACATGGGGAAGTGAGATGTAAAGTGCGCTGAAGGTGGCCCCCAGGCCAGAGCTGTTCCTTGGTCCTCATTGAAGCACTGTTCAGAGGCGATGGCTCCCTGTAGGTGACACAGCTGTCGCCATGCATTCCCGGCCTCCCTCCCCGAGTGGTGCTGGGCCCTCCCTCATCCCATAGCAGCggtctcttctcctcccctcagACCAGCCCATGGTGACCACCGTCCTGGCCACCATTGGCAAATTTACTGCCTCTGCCTCCTTCTCCACCTCCTACGTCTACTCCGCAGAGCTCTTCCCCACCGTCATCAGGTGAGATGTCCCCACACATTGGGGCTTCCCTCCGCCATGGCGGGTGGCAGTGGTGGGGCAAGAGCCTGGTTGTCCCCATGGCTGCACTCAGTCCCATGGTGGCCCAGGGGATGCCGAGCTCTGCCTGTGCCTCCCACTGCCCCTCGCTTCCCCAGGCAGACCGGCGTGGGGCTGTGCTCAATGTTGGCCCGGGTAGCGGGGATCATGGCCCCGCTGATCGGCCTCCTGACCCAGTACCACCGGGCCATCCCCATGGCCATCTTCGGGAGCGTCCCCATGGTGGGAGGGCTGTTCTGCTTCCTGCTGCCCGAGACCTGTGGCGTTGACCTGGCGGACGACACAGGGGATGGCTGCCCTCCAGTTGAGGTGGGTACCCCATGGCGCCTGTTCTGCCtcctgggcagggacacgggCTGCCAGTGCTGTGGGAGGCCGTCAGCATAgcatgggctggggctgggggtgtcttTGAGGGCTTACAgtggtgggagggcagggagtggggctgccccactgcGGGGGCCAGGCAGGAGCCCCCATAACCCTGCCCATGGTGGTCATCCCTTCATTCATGCCCATGGGATGGAAGGACTCCAGGAACAGCCAGTGCTTCCCTTGCCTCGCTCTGCCCTCCCCTGGGAATGACTGGTGCCTTGTAGCCATGCCCTCTGGCTTTTGGCCTCATGTAACTCCCAGCACCCCATTGCCCATGGGACCGGACGGAATTGCGCCCTGATACTTTTGTTGCCCTGCTGGGAGAAGGGCGTCCATGGGGGCCCAGAGAGCGCGTGGTGAATGGGATGCCAGGTTGCCGAAGGTTGCATGGCTCGGAGGAGGCTGCCATCAGCTCAtaacaggtctttttttttgctttttaactcttttccctttcattagGTCTGTGAAAATGCCAACAGCGTCTCTGAAAATGGACATATGAAAGGAAAAGACGGTGGCCAAGACAAGGACTACACGAAGACCACTTACTTCTAGCTGGGCCTGCAAACGGCTGTAATTAAAGGCCACCTAGTGCTGTGCTGGCACTGAGGACATGCAGGGTCTCCATTTGCAGGACACCATCACTTCTCAAGCTGTCACTGCCAgttcttgtctttccttttcttttttgccttcctGTACCTCCCTCTATAGCTTGTCCTCGGGCACTGCATGCTGTCTCTGGTGCTCAACAGTGCCCTCGGTGGAGAAAACCCGATGCTTTTCATttaaggaaacaaagaaagaaatcgGAAACCAGGGTAGATGCAAACATTTTCTCTTCGTCTTTTCTGTCCCATCTTCCAGAATGTGAGATTGTGAACTTTGTCTGAGTGAGACACCTGCTAAAGCACTGAATAGACTTGCAAAGGAGTACTGAGCTCACTGAAGAGAAAGCCAGAGCAGATGCAGCACTGAAAACAGTCTCAATCTCACACTTGCAAGAAGGAGTGATTTCCCTTGACTGTCTGGCATGGTCTTCTCATCCTCTCTGGAAAACACtcctttaaattgttttttaaaatttgagacACTCAGCTgagtgagaaaaaaaaggtgcaaCGAAAGAAACAGCAAGCAGTGAGCAAAGATGTCTAACACAGCAAAATCTTCGCCTTCGTGCTGGTGGCTTTGAATGAAAGCATGTCGTGGTGCTTTGTGCACCGAAAATTGTGCTGTCTGGCTGTGGTGTAGGACCACATCAATTTGTCTGTTCCAGGAAACTGAGAGTCGTTGTGTCAGTTGGCCTcttagaagaaaatgcaaatcttTCTGGGAACTGTTCTAATCTGTTCTATTCTATTGCTATGTCCATCTCTGTCTTTAAATGGTTTATGACCACTTTTGTCTTACACTATGAGAAAAACTCATGTTCTTTTCCTGTGCTTGACCTCCCCTTATCTCCTTTCCCTCAAGACAACTTTCTTCTTCCAGTGGTGGTGTGACAGCTTTGACTGTGAACAGTTCAAAAGCTATTTTCTGGTAGTGTCAAGAAGTTTTTAAAGGagacttttatttcttctccctgtTGTCCTGCCTGCACGTTTTCCAATGTATCTCATGGATATGCAGTTTGATGAAGACAGAGCTTTGGATAAAATCAGTGACGTGCGACAATGCCCCACCAGGAGGGGCTGCCTGTGGTGCCATCTTCTCTCTGGCACTGCCTTTCAAGGGATTTGCTGTGGTGCTCCTGTTCAGTGGCCCTGAGCATAGAGGAGCTCTGTCCTTTGCCCGAAGGCCTTCTTTCCTTGGCACAGGCTAAAGGCTGTGTCCTTCAGGCTTTATGGAAAATAAGGTCTTGAAGGGTAAAGACTGAGGGAAGAGCTTGGAACAAACTGCACAGTTACCGAGAGAACCGTGGCTCCTTTTAGGAAATCTGCTCTGAGACTCTTTGTTTCAGCTCACTTCAAAAATAAAGGAGTCCAGACACATCTGATGTACTTCGGCTTCTATCTCATTCATGGCTCCAGTAGGCTGAAGATCCATTCCGTCTGCTCTTATCTAGTCCACTGCACCAGGTTAGTTTGAAGACCACTGGACGGTGCACTTTTGGTTGAAGAGCACTTGAAcagtttaatcat of the Larus michahellis chromosome 2, bLarMic1.1, whole genome shotgun sequence genome contains:
- the LOC141738593 gene encoding solute carrier family 22 member 13-like, with product MMSGIGEILKAVGDFGPFQKRLVLLTLFPCLGVAFHQFCQLFMVPHLPHHCDTSWIRAVGPNLTEEEQLNLTLPRGADGAYEQCSMYSPVDWDLDSIVAYGLNAMEECSSGWVYPAAQPPSLLTEFDLVCDRKELNDISQSIYMSGLFLGSLIFGPLSDRIGRRPVILISIFLQGLFGVGIAFVPHFYVYMAFRCVVGASVSGITMTILSLATEWVGASYRTKAVLISHCCFAIGQMLLAGLSYGIRNWRLLEIAGSAPMFALFFYIWVIPESARWLVTKGRIEEAKKVLQKAASINKRTIPPGLLEQLKPETKTKPGSVLDLFRKKHLRKVTLIMSCTWFVNSLVYYGLSLNVTNFGLDIYLTQLAFGAVEIPARVGCIFLLQWFGRKKTQAVLLLLSGLVCLIITGIPEDQPMVTTVLATIGKFTASASFSTSYVYSAELFPTVIRQTGVGLCSMLARVAGIMAPLIGLLTQYHRAIPMAIFGSVPMVGGLFCFLLPETCGVDLADDTGDGCPPVEVCENANSVSENGHMKGKDGGQDKDYTKTTYF